Proteins encoded by one window of Bacillota bacterium:
- a CDS encoding SpoIID/LytB domain-containing protein encodes MTTLTPARRLFKGSTRSLVLAVLGAVLGLGGGQASAATDGTLVRIGVGEQDAAVDVRVGGLATMGGMSLALTERGASIRLAGPAITSRAFASAWLARAMAAEMEAAGLRPAVWAEVAGYRAAGGPFREPAQADQEVSAGRLAGLPVERGAVPDGRPEAAGLEVFTAEGRSSGVVSGPIEVVRSADTELRVNGRRYRGDFTVIRGPQGLLSGVNRLPLEQYLRGVVAEEMPSSWPIEALKAQAVAARTYALANLGGFEKYGYDLSATTKSQAYGGRDSERASSDAAVDGTRALVATYDGRLISTYYHAHAGGRTDSAADIWGLDRPYLRGVAQTYERPYPWMVVYTRRSLERLIDKLLPEATGQAGAAVGRLLRLTSGRPTPGGRSRDVTVVGTNGRYTIAGERLRGAVGATRMKSLKFDLRAWPERAFLGLTGVAPRTKASRFAVRVGGVPTILALTGIGQVFLPGPAASQTPGLFVIEGQGYGHGVGLSQWGAHEMATRGFTFESILTHFYQGVKVGPYRPVR; translated from the coding sequence GTGACCACGTTGACCCCGGCCCGCCGGCTCTTCAAGGGCTCGACCCGGTCGCTGGTCCTGGCCGTCCTCGGGGCGGTCTTGGGCCTCGGGGGCGGGCAGGCTTCGGCCGCCACCGACGGAACTCTGGTCCGCATCGGCGTCGGCGAGCAGGACGCGGCGGTGGACGTCCGGGTCGGGGGCCTGGCCACGATGGGCGGGATGTCGCTGGCCCTGACTGAACGCGGGGCGTCCATCCGCTTGGCCGGCCCGGCCATCACCAGCCGGGCCTTCGCCTCGGCCTGGCTGGCCCGGGCGATGGCCGCCGAGATGGAAGCCGCCGGACTGCGGCCCGCCGTCTGGGCCGAGGTGGCCGGGTACCGAGCCGCCGGCGGGCCTTTCCGCGAGCCCGCTCAGGCCGACCAGGAAGTCTCGGCGGGCCGCCTGGCCGGTCTCCCGGTCGAGCGCGGAGCCGTCCCCGATGGCCGCCCCGAGGCGGCCGGGCTCGAAGTCTTCACCGCCGAAGGGCGGTCCAGCGGGGTCGTAAGCGGTCCGATCGAGGTGGTCCGGTCCGCCGACACCGAACTGAGGGTGAATGGACGACGCTACCGCGGCGACTTCACCGTCATTCGCGGCCCGCAGGGGCTGCTGTCTGGGGTCAACCGCCTGCCCCTGGAGCAGTACCTCAGAGGGGTGGTGGCCGAGGAGATGCCTTCCTCCTGGCCCATCGAGGCCCTCAAGGCCCAGGCCGTGGCGGCCAGGACCTATGCCCTGGCCAACCTGGGTGGCTTCGAGAAGTACGGCTACGACCTCAGCGCCACCACCAAGAGCCAAGCCTACGGCGGCCGGGATAGCGAACGGGCTTCAAGCGACGCGGCCGTGGACGGCACGCGGGCTCTGGTGGCGACCTACGACGGGCGGCTGATCTCGACCTACTATCACGCCCATGCCGGCGGGCGAACCGATAGCGCCGCCGACATCTGGGGTCTTGACCGGCCCTATCTGCGTGGGGTGGCCCAGACCTACGAGCGACCTTACCCCTGGATGGTGGTGTACACCCGGCGGTCTTTGGAGCGGCTCATCGATAAGCTGCTGCCGGAGGCTACCGGTCAGGCCGGGGCCGCGGTCGGCCGACTCCTGCGGTTGACCTCCGGCCGGCCGACCCCGGGCGGGCGGTCCCGCGACGTGACCGTCGTGGGGACCAACGGTCGGTACACGATAGCCGGCGAACGGTTGCGTGGAGCGGTCGGCGCGACGCGGATGAAGAGCCTCAAGTTCGACCTCCGGGCCTGGCCTGAACGCGCCTTCCTGGGCCTGACCGGGGTCGCGCCACGGACGAAGGCGAGCCGGTTCGCCGTCCGGGTGGGCGGGGTGCCGACCATCCTCGCCCTGACCGGCATCGGGCAGGTCTTTCTGCCGGGACCGGCGGCCAGTCAAACCCCGGGCCTCTTCGTCATCGAGGGGCAGGGGTATGGCCACGGCGTCGGCCTATCCCAATGGGGGGCCCATGAGATGGCCACCCGGGGCTTCACCTTCGAGAGCATCCTCACCCATTTCTACCA
- the rpsO gene encoding 30S ribosomal protein S15 encodes MALPTDKKQAIIDQYRLHDKDTGSPEVQIAILTERINYLTEHLREHKKDHHSRRGLLKMVGQRRALLNYLRESEVERYRKIVERLGLRK; translated from the coding sequence ATGGCTCTTCCAACGGACAAGAAGCAGGCGATCATCGACCAGTATCGGTTGCACGACAAGGACACCGGCTCGCCGGAGGTCCAGATCGCCATCCTGACCGAACGCATAAACTACCTTACCGAGCATCTCCGGGAACACAAGAAGGACCATCATTCCAGGCGCGGCCTGTTGAAGATGGTCGGCCAGCGCCGGGCGCTCCTGAACTACCTGCGGGAAAGCGAAGTCGAGCGCTATCGGAAGATCGTCGAGCGTCTAGGGCTAAGGAAATAG
- a CDS encoding deoxyribonuclease IV yields the protein MRFGAHLSIGKGWTSMAGTAREEGMETVQVFSRSPRGGAAKPIDPKEAARMQRELEDGGVTPLVVHVPYFVNLATDVPNNREYTLETLALDLVRAGTLGSPFVVTHLGSSPGDRDEALERVATAVAAVLEASLKADPAAEGVALLLENSGGGGGDVGGSLGEIATVMRAVGSGNVGRLGVCLDTCHALVAGYDLRGRAGLRTFLDEVEGVIGLARVKVLHLNDSLGELGSHRDRHAAIGQGHVGLESFRALVAEPQLADRPGLLETPDEGRLADLERLKAMRDEMGR from the coding sequence TTGAGGTTCGGCGCGCACCTGTCGATCGGCAAGGGCTGGACGTCGATGGCCGGCACAGCCCGGGAGGAAGGGATGGAGACCGTCCAGGTCTTCTCCCGGAGTCCACGGGGCGGGGCGGCCAAGCCCATTGACCCGAAGGAAGCGGCCAGGATGCAAAGGGAACTGGAGGACGGGGGGGTGACCCCCCTCGTCGTCCACGTTCCCTATTTTGTCAATCTGGCCACCGATGTCCCGAACAATCGCGAGTACACTCTGGAGACCCTGGCCCTCGACCTCGTCCGGGCGGGCACGCTCGGGTCGCCTTTCGTGGTCACCCACCTGGGGTCGTCTCCAGGCGACCGCGACGAGGCCCTCGAGCGGGTGGCCACGGCCGTGGCCGCTGTGCTGGAAGCCTCGCTCAAGGCCGACCCGGCGGCCGAGGGCGTCGCCCTGCTCCTGGAGAACAGCGGTGGCGGGGGCGGGGATGTCGGCGGGAGCCTCGGGGAAATCGCCACGGTCATGCGGGCGGTCGGCTCGGGGAACGTCGGGCGGCTCGGCGTCTGTCTGGACACCTGCCATGCCCTGGTGGCCGGGTACGACCTCCGGGGTCGGGCCGGGCTGCGGACTTTTCTCGACGAGGTCGAGGGAGTCATCGGGCTTGCCCGGGTGAAGGTCCTTCATCTCAACGATTCCCTTGGCGAACTCGGGTCGCACCGCGACCGGCACGCCGCCATCGGCCAGGGCCACGTCGGCCTCGAGAGCTTCCGGGCCCTGGTCGCCGAGCCACAGTTGGCCGACCGGCCGGGGCTTCTGGAAACCCCGGATGAAGGACGACTGGCTGATCTTGAGCGGCTGAAAGCCATGCGCGATGAGATGGGAAGGTGA
- a CDS encoding polyribonucleotide nucleotidyltransferase: MDLAGRPLTIETGKLAKQAGGAVLVRYGDTAVLVTATASAAPREGIDFFPLTVDVEERTYAVGRIPGGIFRREGRPTEKAILEARLTDRPIRPLFPEGFRNDVQIVATIMSVDHDHSPEICAMLGASCALTISDVPFGGPIGAVMVGIVDGEYVLNPTNEQSQKSVLHLTVAGTKDAILMVEAGAKEVSEKDVLGAILFGHEKIKEIVALQEEMQREIGKPKRQMAVFKASPEVDQAARAAATAELRRAAQNPDKLAREKDTQETMARFIEQLSEQFPDRQKEISSVLGKILKEQVRDMIVNQGTRPDGRRHDEIRPITCEVGLLPRAHGSGLFTRGQTQVMTATTLGTVSDVQKLIDLSPEEFKRYMHHYNFPPYSVGETRPLRGPGRREIGHGALAERALEPLIPGEDEFPYAIRLVSEVLESNGSTSMASVCASTLSLMDAGVPLKAPVAGVAMGLVQYDGKVAVLTDIQGIEDALGDMDFKVAGTHTGVTAIQMDMKIAGINRDILERALEQARQGRLFILDKIHGTIAEPRPELSPFAPRIIVMQIDPDKIREVIGPGGKTINKIIADTGVEIDIEDDGRVYIASTNMESGHKAAKIIENLIKEVEVGTTYLGKVMRVVDFGAFVEILPGKEGLVRIGELAEGHVDRVEDVVNVGDEIMVKVIEIDRLGRINLSRRELLPGASPRSERETSDRGGRGGPDRGRGGGPGRPGPRGYDHDDRRRR; the protein is encoded by the coding sequence ATGGATCTGGCCGGTCGCCCGTTGACCATCGAGACGGGCAAGCTGGCCAAGCAAGCAGGCGGGGCCGTCCTGGTACGTTACGGCGACACGGCCGTCCTGGTGACCGCCACCGCCTCGGCCGCGCCCAGGGAGGGCATTGATTTTTTTCCGCTCACTGTTGACGTCGAGGAACGGACGTACGCGGTGGGACGGATTCCGGGGGGGATCTTCCGCCGTGAGGGCCGGCCGACCGAGAAGGCCATCCTCGAGGCCCGGTTGACCGACCGCCCCATCCGACCCCTCTTCCCCGAGGGGTTTCGTAATGACGTGCAGATCGTCGCCACGATCATGTCCGTGGACCACGACCACTCCCCGGAAATCTGCGCGATGCTCGGGGCCTCCTGCGCCCTGACCATCTCGGACGTCCCCTTCGGCGGACCGATCGGGGCGGTCATGGTCGGGATCGTCGACGGCGAGTACGTCCTCAATCCCACCAACGAGCAGTCTCAGAAGAGCGTCCTGCATCTGACCGTGGCCGGGACCAAAGACGCCATCCTGATGGTCGAGGCCGGGGCCAAGGAAGTCTCGGAGAAGGACGTCCTCGGGGCCATCCTTTTCGGCCATGAGAAGATCAAGGAAATCGTCGCCCTCCAGGAAGAGATGCAGCGGGAGATCGGCAAACCGAAACGCCAGATGGCCGTCTTCAAGGCCTCTCCGGAGGTGGACCAGGCGGCTCGCGCCGCGGCCACCGCCGAACTCCGCCGGGCCGCCCAGAACCCGGACAAGTTGGCTCGGGAGAAGGACACCCAGGAGACGATGGCCCGCTTCATCGAGCAGTTGTCGGAGCAGTTCCCGGATCGGCAGAAAGAAATCTCCAGCGTCCTCGGGAAGATCCTCAAGGAACAGGTCCGGGACATGATCGTCAACCAGGGAACGCGGCCCGACGGCCGGCGCCACGACGAGATCCGCCCGATCACCTGCGAGGTCGGACTCCTACCGAGGGCCCATGGGTCGGGCCTCTTCACCCGCGGTCAGACTCAGGTGATGACGGCCACCACCCTCGGGACGGTGTCCGACGTCCAAAAACTGATCGACCTCAGCCCGGAGGAGTTCAAGCGGTACATGCACCACTATAACTTCCCCCCCTATTCGGTCGGGGAGACGCGGCCGCTGCGTGGTCCGGGCCGGCGCGAGATTGGCCACGGCGCCCTCGCCGAACGAGCCCTCGAGCCGCTCATCCCGGGCGAAGACGAGTTCCCCTACGCCATCCGTCTGGTCTCCGAGGTCCTCGAGTCCAACGGCTCGACTTCGATGGCCAGCGTCTGCGCGAGCACTCTGTCACTGATGGACGCCGGCGTACCGCTCAAGGCCCCGGTGGCCGGAGTGGCCATGGGCCTGGTCCAGTACGATGGGAAGGTCGCCGTGCTCACCGACATTCAGGGGATTGAGGACGCCCTCGGCGATATGGACTTCAAGGTGGCCGGGACGCATACGGGCGTGACCGCCATCCAGATGGACATGAAGATCGCCGGGATCAACCGGGACATCCTCGAGCGGGCCCTGGAGCAAGCCCGCCAGGGACGGCTCTTCATCCTGGACAAGATCCACGGGACCATTGCCGAGCCGCGGCCGGAACTCTCGCCCTTCGCCCCGAGGATCATTGTCATGCAGATCGACCCGGACAAGATTCGCGAAGTCATTGGTCCGGGCGGCAAGACGATCAACAAGATCATCGCCGACACCGGCGTGGAGATCGACATCGAAGACGACGGCCGCGTTTACATTGCCTCGACGAACATGGAGAGCGGGCACAAGGCGGCCAAGATCATCGAGAACCTGATCAAGGAGGTCGAGGTCGGTACGACCTACCTCGGCAAGGTCATGCGGGTGGTCGATTTCGGCGCCTTCGTGGAGATCCTGCCCGGCAAGGAAGGCCTGGTCCGCATCGGCGAGCTGGCCGAGGGCCACGTCGACCGGGTGGAAGACGTTGTCAACGTGGGCGACGAGATCATGGTCAAGGTGATCGAGATCGACCGGCTCGGCCGAATCAACCTGTCCCGGCGAGAACTACTCCCCGGGGCCAGCCCGCGTTCAGAGCGGGAGACTTCCGACCGCGGCGGGCGGGGCGGTCCGGACCGGGGGCGCGGGGGCGGTCCCGGCCGACCGGGACCCCGCGGGTACGACCATGACGACCGGCGCCGGCGCTGA